A DNA window from Mobula hypostoma chromosome 3, sMobHyp1.1, whole genome shotgun sequence contains the following coding sequences:
- the slc14a2 gene encoding urea transporter 2 isoform X3, giving the protein MAVFSNKGDWYWWLLLPVILMSIMCPVLSSALTSVMERWDLPIFTLPFNIAIWIYLAATGHNNNYFPQVLIQPINTPVNTTWSELSIPMLLRAIPVGVGQVYGCNNPWTGGILLFALLISSPIICLHATIGSCLGILAGLSLASPFRKIYDGLWSYNSALACIAVGGMFYALTWQTHLLAILCAIFCAYFGEALMNTMSQVGLPGCTWPFCLSTILFLLMTSNNKAIYKLPLIRVTSPEENRKYYKEVRDHELHK; this is encoded by the exons TCCTGTGCTTTCAAGTGCCTTGACCTCTGTGATGGAAAGATGGGACCTGCCTATTTTCACTCTGCCATTTAATATTGCCATTTGGATATATTTGGCTGCAACGGGACATAACAACAATTATTTTCCCCAGGTCCTTATTCAACCCATAAACACACCAGTAAATACCACGTGGTCAGAACTCAGTATTCCAATG CTTTTGAGAGCTATTCCAGTAGGAGTTGGACAGGTCTATGGCTGCAACAATCCTTGGACTGGTGGCATTTTGCTTTTTGCATTGTTGATCTCATCTCCCATTATCTGTCTGCATGCTACAATTGGATCCTGTCTTGGTATATTGGCAG GATTATCTCTGGCTTCACCATTTCGTAAAATCTATGATGGATTGTGGAGTTACAACAGTGCTCTGGCTTGCATTGCAGTCGGTGGGATGTTTTATGCCCTGACATGGCAGACCCATCTTTTGGCAATACTCTGCG CAATTTTCTGTGCATATTTTGGAGAAGCACTGATGAATACGATGTCTCAG GTTGGACTACCTGGATGCACTTGGCCATTCTGCCTTTCCACTATCCTTTTCCTTTTGATGACCAGTAACAACAAAGCGATTTACAAATTGCCACTCATTAGAGTCACCAGCCCTGAGGAGAACAGAAAATATTACAAGGAAGTGCGCGACCATGAACTACATAAATGA